One Phycisphaera mikurensis NBRC 102666 DNA window includes the following coding sequences:
- a CDS encoding Fpg/Nei family DNA glycosylase: MEGPGIRFFAENLQRVIGQRLEAVEGERAGAVEPERFVGRTLAEVVPAGKLLFFRFRSVDDVVIRVHCLMFGDVRINEDRPGKTLTLRLGFERDRVDVYLGAARAATAGEMDDGRVPVTRDMLDPRFRPARGWDAAAKALPDAILGDALLDQDLFPGLGNKIKNEAMFRARVSPLDAVGAIPRASGLRLMREAAAFSRHFLGEYRAGRHIQPSMQLYGRRTCPACGGPVSKQEIGELQRKSHWCPACQPRKA; encoded by the coding sequence ATGGAAGGTCCGGGCATCCGCTTCTTCGCCGAGAACCTGCAGCGGGTGATCGGGCAGCGGCTCGAGGCCGTGGAGGGCGAGCGGGCGGGGGCGGTGGAGCCGGAACGCTTCGTCGGCCGCACGCTCGCGGAGGTGGTGCCGGCGGGGAAGCTGCTGTTCTTCCGCTTCCGGAGCGTCGACGACGTGGTGATCCGCGTGCACTGCCTGATGTTCGGCGACGTGCGCATCAACGAGGACCGGCCCGGGAAGACGCTGACGCTGCGGCTGGGCTTCGAGCGTGACCGGGTCGACGTGTACCTCGGTGCGGCGCGCGCCGCGACGGCCGGGGAGATGGACGACGGCCGCGTGCCCGTCACCCGCGACATGCTCGACCCGCGCTTCCGCCCCGCCCGCGGCTGGGACGCCGCGGCGAAGGCGCTGCCCGACGCGATCCTCGGCGACGCGCTGCTGGACCAGGACCTCTTCCCCGGCCTGGGCAACAAGATCAAGAACGAGGCGATGTTCCGGGCCCGCGTCAGCCCGCTCGACGCGGTGGGCGCCATCCCGCGTGCAAGCGGGCTGCGCTTGATGCGGGAGGCCGCCGCGTTCTCGAGGCACTTCCTCGGCGAGTACCGGGCCGGCCGGCACATCCAGCCGAGCATGCAGCTTTACGGTCGCAGAACCTGCCCCGCCTGCGGCGGACCGGTGAGCAAGCAAGAGATCGGCGAGCTCCAGCGCAAGAGCCACTGGTGCCCGGCGTGCCAGCCGCGGAAGGCGTGA
- a CDS encoding glycoside hydrolase family 2 TIM barrel-domain containing protein: protein MLRRLAPLLAAAVLAAAPAHAAPTPTTITEADGGFTLLRDGEPYAIRGVGGTTRLAELAAAGANSLRTWGVDATTRPLLDEAHALGLSVTVGLWMEHERHGHSYDDPAFVKEQHDELLAQARSLMDHPAVLMWGVGNEMEGAGARDAVYAAVNDLAAALKAMDPDHPTMTVIADLGPGAIKAEKIRDLCPAVDVVGINSYGGAINVGDRYAAVEPAVGKPWALTEHGPLGHWEVGKAAWGTPVEQTSTQKADFYRRGYEASVNGHPDTCLGTYAFLWGDKQETTDTWYGMFLADGSRTAAVDTMTRLWSGDAPADLAPAVSGLTLDGDVVAAPGATLVADLEATDPEGEPLEVAWVLREASAGDGVGGDFEPRTAEVSGVFTSRSADSATLRLPEKPGAYRLFAYARDPAGHAATANVPVLVRVPPEPLAGGGADLPFRVDPEGAAAPWTPSGFMGDVAATTLEVSREAPRTGETCLVASFTGASGWGGVVWQHPANDWGDLPGGHDLRPATTLSWWARGARGGERVKFGLGVLGADKPHPDTGSAETTVTLTDAWKRYELDLAGADLSRIKTGFLFAVEGRGRPVRFFLDDIAYE, encoded by the coding sequence ATGCTCCGCCGCCTCGCCCCGCTGCTCGCCGCTGCCGTGCTCGCGGCCGCTCCCGCCCACGCCGCGCCCACGCCGACCACGATCACCGAAGCCGACGGCGGCTTCACCCTGCTCCGCGACGGCGAGCCGTACGCGATCCGGGGCGTCGGCGGCACGACGCGTCTGGCCGAGCTCGCCGCGGCGGGTGCAAACTCGCTGCGCACCTGGGGCGTCGACGCCACGACCCGGCCGCTGCTGGACGAGGCGCACGCGCTGGGGCTCTCCGTCACCGTCGGCCTGTGGATGGAGCACGAGCGGCACGGGCACTCGTACGACGACCCGGCGTTCGTGAAGGAACAGCACGACGAGCTGCTGGCGCAGGCCCGGTCGCTGATGGATCATCCGGCGGTGCTGATGTGGGGCGTGGGCAACGAGATGGAGGGGGCGGGCGCTCGCGACGCGGTCTACGCCGCGGTCAACGACCTCGCCGCCGCGCTCAAGGCGATGGACCCGGACCACCCGACGATGACGGTGATCGCCGACCTCGGCCCGGGGGCGATCAAGGCCGAGAAGATCCGCGACCTGTGCCCGGCGGTCGACGTCGTCGGCATCAACTCCTACGGCGGCGCGATCAACGTCGGCGACCGCTACGCCGCCGTCGAGCCCGCCGTCGGCAAGCCGTGGGCGCTCACCGAGCACGGGCCGCTGGGCCACTGGGAGGTCGGCAAGGCCGCCTGGGGCACGCCCGTCGAGCAGACCTCCACGCAGAAGGCCGACTTCTACCGCCGCGGGTACGAGGCGAGCGTGAACGGACATCCCGACACCTGCCTGGGCACCTACGCCTTCCTCTGGGGCGACAAGCAGGAGACCACCGACACCTGGTACGGCATGTTCCTGGCCGACGGCTCCAGGACCGCGGCCGTCGACACCATGACCCGGCTGTGGTCCGGCGACGCACCGGCCGACCTGGCGCCGGCGGTGTCCGGGCTGACGCTCGACGGCGACGTGGTCGCCGCACCGGGCGCGACGCTCGTTGCGGACCTCGAGGCGACCGACCCCGAGGGCGAGCCGCTGGAGGTCGCGTGGGTCCTCCGCGAGGCCTCCGCCGGCGACGGCGTGGGCGGCGACTTCGAGCCGCGGACCGCGGAGGTTTCGGGCGTTTTCACGTCACGGTCCGCGGATTCCGCGACGCTCCGCCTGCCGGAGAAACCGGGCGCCTACCGGCTGTTCGCGTACGCCCGCGACCCCGCCGGCCACGCCGCGACCGCCAACGTGCCGGTCCTCGTGCGCGTGCCGCCGGAGCCGCTGGCCGGCGGCGGGGCCGACCTGCCCTTCCGCGTGGACCCCGAAGGAGCCGCCGCCCCCTGGACGCCGTCGGGCTTCATGGGCGACGTGGCCGCCACCACGCTGGAGGTCAGCCGGGAGGCTCCAAGAACCGGTGAGACCTGCCTCGTCGCGAGCTTCACCGGGGCCTCCGGCTGGGGCGGCGTCGTCTGGCAGCACCCCGCCAACGACTGGGGCGACCTGCCGGGCGGGCACGACCTCCGACCCGCCACGACGCTCTCGTGGTGGGCCCGCGGCGCCCGCGGCGGCGAGCGGGTGAAGTTCGGCCTCGGCGTGCTCGGCGCCGACAAGCCGCACCCCGACACGGGCTCCGCCGAGACCACGGTCACCCTCACCGACGCGTGGAAGCGCTACGAGCTGGACCTCGCCGGCGCCGACCTCTCGCGGATCAAGACCGGCTTCCTCTTCGCCGTCGAGGGCCGGGGCCGGCCGGTGCGCTTCTTCCTCGACGACATCGCGTACGAGTGA
- a CDS encoding type II secretion system protein, with product MLPLPRTHPRTRGSGFTLIELLVVISIIALLIGILLPALNAARASAKTMQCLANERQHGIGFMGYAMDNRDEYPYAYYSIENPPGSGNYEQADWMLSISGYFEGSTKTYTSGGNAESPVMRCPSSAIEAGTKTYSAHPILVPTLGWGAPDERVTWDSQRRPSEILLNADGPQSEANGDAVANAFSMLPLANLPAWVFRKGDATNADPLPIGPNEDVFAARGHLRWRHAGDEAANVLFMDGHASTERQGQLLLANVRLDTFPEMP from the coding sequence ATGCTCCCCCTGCCCCGCACCCACCCCCGCACACGCGGCTCCGGCTTCACGCTCATCGAGCTGCTCGTCGTCATCTCCATCATCGCGCTGCTCATCGGCATCCTCCTGCCGGCGCTCAACGCCGCCCGCGCCTCCGCCAAGACGATGCAGTGCCTCGCCAACGAGCGGCAGCACGGCATCGGCTTCATGGGCTACGCGATGGACAACCGCGACGAGTACCCGTACGCGTACTACTCGATCGAGAACCCGCCCGGCAGCGGCAACTACGAGCAGGCCGACTGGATGCTCAGCATCTCCGGCTACTTCGAGGGATCCACCAAGACGTACACCTCCGGCGGCAACGCCGAGAGCCCGGTCATGCGGTGCCCGTCGTCGGCCATCGAGGCCGGCACCAAGACGTACAGCGCCCACCCGATCCTCGTGCCGACCCTGGGCTGGGGTGCCCCGGACGAGCGCGTGACCTGGGACAGCCAGCGCCGGCCGTCGGAGATCCTTTTGAACGCCGACGGGCCGCAATCGGAAGCCAACGGCGACGCGGTGGCCAATGCGTTCAGCATGCTGCCACTCGCCAACCTGCCCGCCTGGGTCTTCCGCAAGGGCGACGCCACGAACGCCGATCCGCTGCCGATCGGCCCCAACGAGGACGTCTTCGCCGCGAGGGGCCACCTCCGCTGGCGGCACGCCGGCGACGAAGCGGCCAACGTCCTCTTCATGGACGGCCACGCCTCCACCGAGCGGCAGGGCCAGCTGCTGCTCGCCAACGTCCGGCTGGACACCTTCCCCGAGATGCCCTGA
- a CDS encoding PEP-CTERM sorting domain-containing protein (PEP-CTERM proteins occur, often in large numbers, in the proteomes of bacteria that also encode an exosortase, a predicted intramembrane cysteine proteinase. The presence of a PEP-CTERM domain at a protein's C-terminus predicts cleavage within the sorting domain, followed by covalent anchoring to some some component of the (usually Gram-negative) cell surface. Many PEP-CTERM proteins exhibit an unusual sequence composition that includes large numbers of potential glycosylation sites. Expression of one such protein has been shown restore the ability of a bacterium to form floc, a type of biofilm.), which yields MLRHTPVLLTAVALAAAPASAQLADYSQDFEALDRTNPDALANDGFKIFGAGINPDGSTSYTFGVFGAPNNITSPDISVISDSASGGNPPAGDQGLVYFSAYGNGSHNDPNDNRDLRLSLFQEQIIGAADIGNTVSFSWLAQGNSSPPTGDAFTEAFLITLDPNNGFAATNDLAVDTTNTPAAAPVSGMLTLDLTDAALQGQILQFGFRNTSSDFEGSAVDYDNIVFVADVAAIPEPASAVLLAAASGLLLRRRR from the coding sequence ATGCTTCGCCACACCCCCGTTCTCCTCACCGCCGTCGCTCTCGCGGCCGCTCCGGCCTCCGCCCAGCTGGCGGACTACAGCCAGGACTTCGAGGCCCTCGATCGAACCAACCCCGACGCGCTCGCCAACGACGGCTTCAAGATCTTCGGCGCCGGCATCAACCCCGACGGCTCCACCTCGTACACCTTCGGCGTCTTCGGCGCCCCCAACAACATCACCAGCCCCGACATCTCGGTGATCAGCGACAGCGCCTCCGGCGGGAACCCGCCGGCCGGCGACCAGGGTCTCGTCTACTTCAGCGCCTACGGGAACGGCTCCCACAACGATCCCAACGACAACCGGGACCTGCGCCTCAGCCTGTTCCAAGAGCAGATCATCGGCGCCGCGGACATCGGCAACACCGTCTCGTTCAGCTGGCTCGCGCAGGGCAACAGCAGCCCGCCCACCGGCGACGCCTTCACCGAGGCGTTCCTCATCACGCTCGATCCCAACAACGGCTTCGCCGCCACCAACGACCTCGCCGTCGACACCACGAACACCCCGGCCGCCGCCCCGGTCTCCGGGATGCTGACGCTCGACCTGACGGACGCTGCGCTGCAGGGCCAGATCCTCCAGTTCGGCTTCCGCAACACCTCCTCGGACTTCGAGGGATCCGCCGTCGATTACGACAACATCGTCTTCGTCGCGGACGTCGCCGCGATCCCCGAGCCCGCCTCCGCGGTGCTGCTCGCCGCGGCGAGCGGCCTGCTGCTGCGGCGGCGTCGCTGA
- a CDS encoding LacI family DNA-binding transcriptional regulator, with protein MASVRSIARLAGVSTATVSRVLNNNPGVEPSTRDKVMAMVAEMDYRPAVGLKSTTNVAFVYTDESSLGSPFDSALLSGVAERLRERDLDLLLLHAQHSRRSGESLTQLFLRKGVRGAVVRTTARTLHVCEEIARERFPAVVAGERFDAPTVKSVQCSSRAASRQAAEHLLHLGHRRFALCTNVIDDTDHADRALGFAEALKAAGLDPQAQPLLRTPAHREGGVQLARRIAALPDKPTALFVLDPMTCAGLLQELPNNGIRVPEDMSVMGFDDGELRHLLSPEMTCVCQNAKALGEDAVALLDELVDGADEPLSRTHEAWLEVHRSCAASPAG; from the coding sequence ATGGCCTCCGTCCGCTCCATCGCCCGGCTCGCCGGCGTCTCCACCGCGACCGTGTCGCGGGTGCTCAACAACAACCCGGGCGTGGAGCCCTCCACCCGGGACAAGGTGATGGCCATGGTCGCCGAGATGGATTACCGGCCGGCGGTCGGGCTCAAGAGCACCACCAACGTCGCCTTCGTCTACACCGACGAGTCGAGCCTCGGCTCGCCGTTCGATTCCGCCCTGCTCTCCGGCGTCGCCGAGCGGCTGCGTGAGCGAGACCTCGACCTGCTCCTTCTGCACGCCCAGCACAGCCGCCGCAGCGGCGAGAGCCTCACGCAGCTGTTCCTCCGCAAGGGCGTCCGCGGAGCGGTCGTCCGCACGACCGCCCGGACGCTGCACGTCTGCGAGGAGATCGCCCGCGAGCGCTTCCCGGCGGTCGTCGCCGGCGAGCGCTTCGACGCGCCGACGGTGAAGTCGGTCCAGTGCTCCAGCCGCGCCGCCAGCCGCCAAGCCGCCGAGCACCTGCTGCACCTGGGCCACCGCCGCTTCGCGCTGTGCACCAACGTCATCGACGACACCGACCACGCCGACCGGGCGCTGGGCTTCGCGGAAGCCCTCAAGGCCGCCGGGCTCGACCCGCAGGCCCAGCCGCTGCTGCGGACGCCCGCCCACCGCGAAGGCGGCGTGCAGCTGGCCCGCCGCATCGCGGCCCTGCCCGACAAGCCCACCGCCCTCTTCGTGCTCGACCCGATGACCTGCGCCGGGCTGCTCCAGGAGCTGCCCAACAACGGCATCCGCGTGCCCGAGGACATGTCGGTCATGGGCTTCGACGACGGCGAGCTGCGCCACCTGCTCTCGCCGGAGATGACCTGCGTCTGCCAGAACGCCAAAGCCCTCGGCGAAGACGCCGTCGCCCTGCTCGACGAGCTGGTCGACGGCGCCGACGAGCCGCTGTCCCGCACGCACGAGGCCTGGCTGGAGGTCCACCGCTCGTGCGCGGCGTCGCCGGCTGGCTGA
- a CDS encoding TAXI family TRAP transporter solute-binding subunit produces the protein MMTRPHATPPGADALPPRKPSRSATREAVKVWGPVVLLAAIGFAVAWSFVEPAPPAVVRIATGPDGGAYRQIAERAAASLARRGIEVELRATSGSARNADLLRRGEVDAALLQGGGFAEAGGAETLQAVVTVGFEPVLLVLRRQGDAPVVPVPLPAAAGLAEDARVAVGGAGSGTEPLARRILAGLLREGAEATPRLRVGGDAALGLLRSDDADAAFLVLAPEAPRVAAVLADPGLVVASLPQAGALARRDAALAAVTLLRGVVDPSRDLPAADVETVAAATFFAVRDDTHRAIVQLLVQAAREDATPDLLADAGTFPTLLHAPLPIADEARHFFERGPSALYRHLPFGLASALDRLAILLLPLLTLLIPLARAAPPVLRWRLRRRIYRWYTRLRAIEADAEAGHAPEGLRERLAALDDEAADTEVPLSYMEEFYNLRMHIDLLRRRLGEPGPRTAGVSGGNGRRSADAAPS, from the coding sequence ATGATGACACGCCCGCACGCCACGCCGCCCGGTGCCGATGCCCTCCCGCCGCGGAAGCCAAGCCGCAGCGCGACGCGTGAGGCGGTGAAGGTCTGGGGGCCGGTGGTGCTGCTCGCGGCCATCGGCTTCGCGGTCGCGTGGTCGTTCGTCGAGCCGGCGCCGCCGGCGGTGGTGCGGATCGCGACGGGGCCCGACGGCGGGGCGTACCGGCAGATCGCGGAGCGGGCGGCGGCCTCGCTCGCGCGCCGGGGGATCGAGGTGGAGCTCCGGGCGACCTCGGGCTCCGCCCGGAACGCGGATCTGCTCCGGCGTGGCGAGGTCGACGCCGCGTTGCTGCAGGGCGGCGGCTTCGCCGAAGCCGGAGGAGCGGAGACGCTGCAAGCCGTCGTCACCGTCGGCTTCGAGCCCGTGCTGCTGGTGCTGCGCCGCCAAGGCGACGCACCGGTGGTGCCGGTGCCGCTCCCGGCCGCCGCCGGCCTGGCCGAGGACGCCCGCGTGGCGGTGGGCGGAGCCGGCAGCGGGACCGAGCCGCTGGCCCGGCGGATCCTCGCCGGCCTGCTCCGGGAGGGCGCCGAGGCCACGCCCCGCCTCCGGGTTGGCGGCGACGCGGCGCTCGGCCTCCTGCGCTCCGACGACGCAGACGCCGCCTTCCTCGTGCTCGCCCCCGAAGCCCCCCGGGTCGCGGCCGTGCTCGCCGATCCGGGCCTCGTCGTGGCCAGCCTCCCCCAGGCGGGAGCCCTCGCCCGCCGCGACGCGGCGCTCGCCGCCGTCACGCTGCTCCGCGGCGTCGTCGATCCGTCGCGTGACCTGCCCGCCGCCGACGTCGAGACCGTCGCCGCCGCGACCTTCTTCGCGGTCCGCGACGACACGCACCGCGCGATCGTGCAGCTGCTCGTCCAGGCCGCCCGCGAGGACGCGACGCCCGATCTGCTCGCCGACGCCGGCACCTTCCCCACGCTGCTGCACGCGCCGCTGCCGATCGCCGACGAGGCCCGGCACTTCTTCGAACGCGGGCCCAGCGCGCTCTACCGGCACCTGCCCTTCGGCCTCGCGAGTGCGCTGGACCGGCTGGCGATCCTGCTGCTCCCGCTGCTCACGCTCTTGATCCCGCTCGCCCGCGCAGCGCCGCCGGTGCTGCGGTGGCGGCTCCGGCGGCGGATCTACCGGTGGTACACGCGGCTGCGTGCGATCGAAGCCGACGCGGAAGCGGGGCATGCCCCCGAGGGCCTCCGCGAGCGGCTCGCGGCCCTCGACGACGAAGCCGCCGACACCGAGGTGCCGCTTTCGTACATGGAGGAGTTCTACAACCTCCGGATGCACATCGACCTGCTGCGTCGCCGGCTCGGCGAGCCGGGCCCGCGGACCGCAGGCGTTTCCGGCGGCAACGGCCGGCGGTCCGCGGACGCCGCGCCGAGCTGA
- a CDS encoding M16 family metallopeptidase gives MQRHARTGRTIPVLFLASAFLASGCSVPAPADGPAPEAPADGGRATPMSSAPSTPAPTPAPAPGVPEMKQTTSTRDPALTPADRDAPELPAAAETADRVVRVLPNRMVVVVQKVSTAPVVSAQVWVKTGSLYEQEHVGAGLSHFLEHLLSGGTTSTRPEADSNAELGRMGAQTNAATSLDTVRYYINTTADEAPAAIDLLSDWMQSNLVLESEYTREREVIQREFSMGDGDPNRILWKLTQQARFAATPDHPGIHPTIGYLDEFLSISRDELEAFYKRMYVPNNMVFVVAGDVDPAATADRIASLWGDVPAAGLPTLAFPVEPDEAEPTDVTGYAAVARPKVRMFWRGVRLASEHDYALDLAASVLGSGDASRLVKKLRDERQLVTSIDAYNYSTAWGRGFFGVDFEPAEGADLGEVKEAVLAEVDALRAGTIPVTDAELARAKRKVLVSVAAAGQSADALAGRIASDVISLGDPDHLRRYGEAIQSVRPAALAAAAGAVLPPAGVSTVTLLPADEENPVSTFGRLAASSGHAEPREEAFDLDNARVVSELAGTLAADAGEREPVTLGEQQTRTLSNGLTVIARRNTLVPVVSMQLFTLGGLLADEPGREGVGNAAWSMLDRGAAGRSAEQIAEFLEDRGASLATASGNNTDYVTARALAEDWKPVMETMADVALRPDFPADQWDKVRPRLLAAIDRQTDSWHGELRDRFRHAYYGDHPWSETPRGVAEVVEGLTVEALAAEHAARLDPARSVLSVVGDAEPDAVFAEAERLFGGFASTSGTAFDPPDPGPAPSGLEVFETDKPVTAVQIGYGPGITRDDPDYAAMQVLTRLLSSFPSGRLEQALRGEGPGLVYASQAGNVVGVVPGFFAVLFNTSADTAVEATSRAAAVVENARASLASDDELARAKARVLADEAFGQQSNAQLAAGAALDKLYRVSDPDGSKLRAAVEALTPEDLRDVAQRRLGSAFAAVLTQDPVDGAALRAALGVAAAATGSAVPPQPMGAPEPAPVFEK, from the coding sequence ATGCAGCGCCACGCCCGAACCGGCAGGACGATCCCCGTTCTGTTCCTCGCTTCCGCCTTCCTCGCCTCCGGTTGCTCCGTGCCCGCCCCGGCGGACGGGCCCGCGCCCGAAGCCCCGGCCGATGGTGGCCGCGCCACGCCCATGAGCTCGGCGCCCTCCACCCCCGCCCCGACCCCCGCGCCCGCTCCGGGCGTTCCCGAGATGAAGCAGACGACCTCCACCCGCGACCCCGCCCTCACCCCCGCCGACCGCGACGCGCCGGAGCTGCCCGCCGCCGCGGAGACGGCCGACCGCGTGGTCCGCGTGCTGCCCAACCGCATGGTCGTCGTGGTGCAGAAGGTCTCGACGGCGCCCGTGGTCTCCGCGCAGGTCTGGGTCAAGACCGGCTCGCTCTACGAGCAGGAGCATGTGGGCGCCGGGCTGTCGCACTTCCTCGAGCACCTGCTCTCGGGTGGGACGACGAGCACGCGGCCCGAGGCCGACAGCAACGCCGAGCTCGGCCGCATGGGGGCCCAGACCAACGCCGCCACCTCGCTGGACACGGTGCGCTACTACATCAACACCACGGCGGACGAAGCCCCCGCGGCCATCGACCTGCTCAGCGACTGGATGCAGAGCAACCTGGTGCTCGAGAGCGAGTACACCCGCGAGCGCGAGGTGATCCAGCGGGAGTTCTCGATGGGCGACGGCGACCCCAACCGCATCCTCTGGAAGCTCACCCAGCAGGCCCGCTTCGCCGCGACGCCCGACCACCCCGGCATCCACCCGACGATCGGCTACCTCGACGAGTTCCTGTCGATCAGCCGCGACGAGCTCGAGGCGTTCTACAAGCGGATGTACGTGCCCAACAACATGGTCTTCGTCGTCGCCGGCGACGTCGACCCCGCGGCGACGGCGGACCGGATCGCCTCGCTCTGGGGCGACGTGCCCGCCGCCGGCCTCCCGACGCTCGCCTTCCCGGTGGAGCCCGACGAAGCCGAGCCGACCGACGTCACCGGGTACGCCGCCGTCGCCCGGCCGAAGGTGCGGATGTTCTGGCGGGGCGTCCGGCTCGCCAGCGAGCACGACTACGCCCTCGACCTCGCGGCGTCGGTGCTGGGCTCGGGTGACGCCAGCCGGCTGGTGAAGAAGCTGCGCGACGAGCGGCAGCTGGTGACCTCGATCGACGCGTACAACTATTCCACCGCCTGGGGCCGGGGCTTCTTCGGCGTCGACTTCGAGCCCGCGGAGGGTGCCGACCTCGGCGAGGTGAAGGAGGCGGTGCTCGCGGAGGTCGACGCGTTGCGGGCGGGCACGATCCCGGTCACCGACGCCGAGCTGGCCCGAGCGAAGCGGAAGGTGCTCGTGAGCGTGGCGGCGGCGGGCCAGTCGGCCGACGCGCTGGCCGGCCGCATCGCCTCCGACGTCATCAGCCTCGGCGATCCCGACCACCTGCGTCGTTACGGCGAGGCGATCCAATCGGTGCGCCCCGCCGCGCTGGCGGCCGCCGCTGGCGCGGTGCTTCCGCCGGCCGGCGTCTCGACCGTGACGCTGCTTCCCGCCGACGAGGAGAACCCCGTCAGCACCTTCGGCCGCCTCGCCGCGTCGTCCGGGCACGCGGAGCCGAGGGAGGAAGCCTTCGACCTCGACAACGCCCGCGTGGTGTCCGAGCTCGCGGGAACGCTGGCCGCCGATGCCGGCGAGCGCGAGCCGGTCACGCTCGGGGAGCAGCAGACACGCACGCTCTCCAACGGCCTGACCGTCATCGCCCGCCGCAACACGCTGGTGCCGGTGGTGTCGATGCAGCTGTTCACCCTCGGCGGGCTGCTCGCCGACGAGCCCGGCCGCGAGGGCGTGGGCAACGCCGCTTGGTCCATGCTCGACCGCGGGGCGGCGGGCCGGTCGGCCGAGCAGATCGCCGAGTTCCTCGAGGACCGCGGCGCCTCGCTCGCCACCGCCTCGGGCAACAACACCGACTACGTCACCGCCCGCGCGCTGGCCGAGGACTGGAAGCCGGTGATGGAGACGATGGCCGACGTCGCGCTGCGGCCGGACTTCCCCGCCGACCAGTGGGACAAGGTCAGGCCCCGCCTGCTCGCCGCGATCGACCGGCAGACCGACAGCTGGCACGGCGAGCTGCGGGACCGCTTCCGCCACGCCTACTACGGCGACCACCCGTGGAGCGAGACGCCGCGGGGCGTGGCCGAGGTCGTCGAGGGCCTGACCGTGGAGGCGCTCGCCGCCGAGCACGCCGCCCGCCTGGACCCGGCCCGCAGCGTGCTCTCGGTGGTCGGCGACGCGGAGCCCGATGCGGTGTTCGCCGAGGCCGAGCGTCTCTTCGGCGGGTTCGCCTCGACCTCCGGCACCGCGTTCGACCCGCCCGATCCCGGCCCGGCACCCTCCGGGCTGGAGGTCTTCGAGACCGACAAGCCGGTGACGGCGGTGCAGATCGGTTACGGCCCGGGCATCACGCGCGACGATCCCGACTACGCCGCGATGCAGGTGCTCACCCGCCTGCTGTCCAGCTTCCCGTCGGGCCGGCTGGAGCAGGCGCTCCGCGGCGAGGGCCCGGGCCTCGTCTACGCCAGTCAGGCCGGCAACGTCGTCGGCGTCGTGCCCGGCTTCTTCGCCGTGCTCTTCAACACCTCCGCCGACACCGCGGTGGAGGCGACGAGCCGGGCCGCCGCCGTCGTCGAGAACGCCCGCGCCTCGCTCGCCAGCGACGACGAGCTCGCCCGGGCGAAGGCCCGCGTGCTCGCCGACGAGGCGTTCGGGCAGCAGAGCAACGCGCAGCTCGCGGCGGGCGCCGCGCTCGACAAGCTGTACCGGGTGTCGGACCCGGACGGCTCGAAGCTCCGCGCCGCGGTGGAGGCGCTGACGCCCGAGGACCTGCGCGACGTGGCACAGCGTCGACTCGGCAGCGCCTTCGCCGCGGTGCTCACGCAAGATCCGGTGGACGGAGCCGCGCTGCGGGCGGCGCTGGGCGTCGCCGCGGCTGCGACCGGCTCGGCCGTCCCGCCGCAGCCGATGGGCGCGCCGGAGCCGGCGCCGGTCTTCGAGAAGTGA
- a CDS encoding ABC transporter permease yields MSTLSTLARYWSSALASEAEYRANFVLSAVASLLGVAGSLFTLGVLYQNGHELGGWSWPEAMLVVAVYTLLDGVQQAVLGPNRAAFTQLVREGTLDYALLKPIDAQVHLSLRKLSIWGFPNLALGLGLVVYAGRRLEPAATISDFALAAVPVALAVAILYALGFVLATCTIWFTKTDNITIAMQALLESGRFPVSAYTPGYRFVFTFVVPAAFMTTVPAATLARGPSWGWLLGSALVACGLLAFSRWFWGFALRSYTSASS; encoded by the coding sequence GTGTCGACCCTCTCCACCCTTGCCCGCTACTGGTCCTCCGCCCTCGCCAGCGAGGCGGAGTACCGCGCGAACTTCGTCTTGTCGGCGGTCGCCTCGCTGCTCGGCGTCGCCGGTTCGCTGTTCACGCTGGGCGTGCTCTACCAGAACGGGCACGAGCTCGGCGGCTGGAGCTGGCCCGAAGCGATGCTCGTGGTCGCGGTGTACACGCTGCTCGACGGCGTGCAGCAGGCGGTGCTCGGGCCCAACCGCGCGGCCTTCACGCAGCTGGTCCGCGAGGGCACGCTGGACTACGCGCTGCTCAAGCCGATCGATGCGCAGGTGCACCTCTCGTTGCGGAAGCTCTCGATTTGGGGCTTCCCCAACCTCGCGCTGGGGCTGGGCCTGGTCGTGTATGCGGGGCGGCGGCTCGAGCCCGCCGCGACGATCAGCGACTTCGCCCTCGCCGCCGTGCCGGTCGCGCTGGCGGTGGCGATCCTCTACGCGCTGGGCTTCGTGCTGGCGACCTGCACCATCTGGTTCACCAAGACCGACAACATCACCATCGCGATGCAAGCCCTGCTCGAGAGCGGCCGCTTCCCGGTGTCGGCGTACACGCCCGGCTACCGCTTCGTGTTCACCTTCGTCGTGCCCGCTGCCTTCATGACGACCGTGCCCGCCGCCACCCTCGCCCGCGGGCCTTCGTGGGGCTGGCTGCTCGGCTCGGCGCTGGTGGCCTGCGGCCTGCTCGCGTTCAGCCGGTGGTTCTGGGGCTTCGCGCTGCGGTCGTACACATCGGCTTCGAGCTGA